In a genomic window of Campylobacter concisus:
- a CDS encoding OmpA family protein — MKKVVLASVAVATLLLSGCSSKNPEVDMNSNSNQSADNSGSMSDADRLAALIANIESQVKSVYFDFDKFNIKADQQGVVSSNASVFNQADAQALSIKVEGNCDEWGTDEYNYALGLKRAKSAKDALVRNGVSADRIAVVSFGESNPVCTDKTKACDAQNRRADFKVLP, encoded by the coding sequence ATGAAAAAAGTAGTTCTAGCAAGTGTTGCAGTTGCAACTTTATTGTTGAGCGGTTGTAGCTCAAAAAACCCTGAAGTTGATATGAATTCAAATTCAAATCAATCTGCAGATAATTCAGGTAGCATGAGCGATGCTGATAGATTAGCAGCTCTTATTGCTAACATCGAGAGTCAAGTTAAAAGTGTATATTTTGACTTTGATAAATTTAATATCAAAGCTGATCAACAAGGCGTTGTTAGCTCAAATGCATCAGTATTCAACCAAGCTGACGCTCAAGCTCTTTCTATAAAAGTAGAAGGTAACTGCGATGAGTGGGGTACAGATGAGTATAACTATGCTCTTGGTTTAAAACGTGCTAAAAGCGCTAAAGATGCTCTTGTAAGAAATGGCGTTAGTGCTGATAGAATCGCTGTAGTTAGCTTCGGCGAAAGCAATCCAGTTTGCACAGATAAAACAAAAGCTTGCGATGCTCAAAATAGACGTGCAGATTTCAAAGTACTTCCATAA
- the tolB gene encoding Tol-Pal system protein TolB yields MKKIFLFLCVALGLYAADATISVVNQGIALPKIALQDATTAVSDMGFKDKFFKIMLGDLKVSSDFEVIEDHVPSTYEGDATTNTMSDKGVELIFRYALEGSMGSPLTLRVKLINAKTATTRYEKVYTMPDGAKYPFLAHKSIVELTNELNLPPVGWMEKFIILSKYTSARQSSIIVADYTLTYQKTIVSGGLNIFPKWAGADQSKFYYTSYVNNKPTLFRYDLNSGTKTKIIDSIGMLIASDVSKDGSKILLTMAPKDQPDIFIYNTNSKSLTQITNYPGIDVNGNFVDNDSKIVFVSDRLGYPNVFATPAISGGSVEQMVFHGKNNNSVSTFENYVVYSSREASGSFNIYLISTQTDFIRQLTANGKNNYPRFSSDGQSVVFIKELGGQSSLGVIRLNENRSFQFPLKVGKIQSIDW; encoded by the coding sequence ATGAAGAAAATTTTTCTTTTTTTATGTGTTGCTCTAGGGCTTTATGCTGCTGATGCAACCATATCTGTTGTAAATCAAGGTATTGCCTTGCCAAAGATAGCTTTGCAAGATGCAACAACTGCTGTTAGCGATATGGGTTTTAAAGATAAATTCTTTAAAATCATGCTAGGAGATCTAAAGGTTAGTTCCGATTTTGAAGTAATCGAAGATCATGTGCCTTCTACCTATGAAGGGGATGCAACTACTAATACAATGAGTGATAAAGGCGTCGAGCTTATCTTTAGATATGCTCTTGAAGGCTCTATGGGCTCACCTCTTACTTTAAGAGTAAAACTGATAAACGCTAAAACAGCAACTACAAGATATGAGAAGGTTTATACTATGCCAGACGGCGCAAAGTATCCGTTTTTGGCTCATAAAAGTATAGTTGAGCTTACTAATGAACTAAATTTACCACCAGTTGGTTGGATGGAAAAATTTATTATTCTTTCAAAATATACTTCAGCTCGCCAAAGCTCTATCATAGTTGCTGATTATACACTTACATATCAAAAGACCATAGTAAGTGGCGGTCTAAACATTTTCCCAAAATGGGCAGGAGCCGATCAAAGTAAATTTTACTATACATCTTATGTGAATAATAAGCCAACTTTATTTAGATATGATCTAAATTCTGGTACAAAAACAAAGATAATTGATAGCATTGGCATGCTTATAGCCTCAGATGTTAGTAAAGATGGAAGTAAAATTCTATTAACCATGGCACCAAAAGATCAGCCAGATATTTTTATCTATAATACAAATAGTAAAAGTTTGACGCAGATTACTAATTATCCAGGCATAGATGTAAATGGAAATTTTGTAGATAATGATAGCAAAATAGTTTTTGTATCAGATAGGCTTGGTTATCCTAACGTTTTTGCAACTCCTGCGATTTCTGGCGGAAGCGTTGAACAAATGGTATTTCATGGTAAGAATAACAACTCTGTAAGCACATTTGAAAATTATGTTGTTTATTCAAGTAGGGAAGCAAGCGGTAGTTTTAATATATATCTAATTTCAACTCAAACGGATTTTATACGCCAGCTTACAGCAAATGGCAAAAATAACTATCCAAGATTCTCAAGCGATGGGCAAAGTGTCGTCTTTATAAAAGAGCTTGGCGGTCAAAGTTCACTAGGAGTTATTAGGTTAAATGAAAACAGAAGTTTTCAGTTTCCTTTAAAAGTAGGAAAAATTCAATCTATAGATTGGTAA
- a CDS encoding TonB C-terminal domain-containing protein — protein MSNKVKFPTLSSFLVASCIYVIIILVLFIKLTFFAEPPKKYTDDKDAIMDVVMVDREVDQTIKAPKQADEVVKETKPEPKKESEEDKQETTNKPVVPDEPLPTPSLPTPPKEEPKPEPKPEPKPEILKPSEEPKEDVKPEPKPEPKPTPKPVEKPKPKEPNIKDLFSDIDPTKLKKDDGIKKVENKVQSRKKSEASSSKAAKEASDIIKSLKIDQNPTAPKSQSTGTYDPLMGAITKQIQRRWQSYKADSANLAKVKVMIDQSGNFSYEILELSYNEEFNAKVRECLEKLTTEKFPFNPDKSTTFNLNLEDKIN, from the coding sequence ATGTCAAATAAAGTTAAATTTCCAACGCTTAGTTCGTTTCTTGTAGCATCTTGTATTTACGTTATTATTATACTTGTTTTGTTTATAAAGCTTACTTTTTTTGCAGAACCTCCTAAAAAATATACCGATGATAAAGATGCTATTATGGATGTGGTTATGGTTGATAGAGAAGTTGATCAAACCATTAAAGCTCCAAAACAAGCAGATGAAGTAGTTAAAGAGACAAAGCCTGAACCTAAAAAGGAATCTGAAGAAGATAAGCAAGAGACTACAAATAAGCCTGTTGTACCAGATGAACCATTGCCTACGCCAAGCTTACCAACTCCTCCAAAAGAGGAACCAAAACCTGAGCCAAAGCCAGAACCAAAACCAGAAATTTTAAAACCAAGTGAAGAACCCAAAGAAGATGTTAAGCCAGAGCCAAAACCTGAGCCTAAGCCTACACCAAAGCCAGTTGAAAAGCCAAAACCAAAAGAGCCAAATATAAAAGACCTCTTTAGTGACATAGACCCTACAAAACTCAAAAAAGATGATGGTATAAAAAAGGTTGAAAATAAAGTGCAAAGCCGTAAAAAGAGCGAGGCTTCTAGTTCAAAAGCCGCAAAAGAAGCTAGTGATATAATAAAGAGTTTAAAGATAGATCAAAATCCAACCGCTCCGAAATCACAATCTACCGGTACTTACGATCCACTAATGGGTGCGATAACAAAACAAATTCAAAGAAGATGGCAAAGTTATAAGGCTGATTCTGCAAATTTAGCTAAAGTTAAAGTTATGATAGATCAGAGCGGAAATTTTAGCTATGAAATTTTAGAGCTATCATATAATGAAGAATTTAACGCAAAAGTAAGAGAGTGCTTAGAAAAACTTACAACGGAGAAATTTCCATTCAATCCAGACAAAAGCACTACTTTTAATTTAAATTTAGAAGATAAAATAAACTAA
- a CDS encoding biopolymer transporter ExbD, producing the protein MAVKFTDETPELNITPLVDIMLVLLAILMVTMPTITYQEDITLPDGSKAKTSTSKQKDLIVSINSQGQVRIDQSTMSLAEFPDNIALMSTKYDKTSPIYIKADKNLKYDDVMFVLKTLKGAGFNKVALETNG; encoded by the coding sequence ATGGCCGTTAAATTTACCGATGAGACACCAGAGCTAAATATAACTCCTCTTGTTGATATTATGCTTGTTTTACTAGCCATTTTAATGGTTACTATGCCAACTATAACATATCAAGAGGATATTACTCTTCCAGATGGTTCAAAGGCGAAAACTTCAACATCTAAGCAAAAAGACCTTATAGTATCTATAAATTCGCAAGGACAAGTTAGAATTGATCAGAGTACTATGAGCCTTGCTGAGTTTCCTGATAATATTGCATTAATGAGTACAAAATACGATAAAACCTCGCCTATCTATATAAAAGCTGACAAAAATTTAAAATACGATGATGTTATGTTTGTATTAAAGACTTTGAAAGGTGCTGGTTTTAATAAAGTAGCTTTAGAGACAAACGGTTAA
- a CDS encoding MotA/TolQ/ExbB proton channel family protein, with product MGGIDLFLNYIQRSSFITIIVLTWLSIYFIVSFTILFSRMAGIGAWQKREQNALEALLMGAKNIPNDSSLRKCANGRISREKLNVCISIAEKNATSGLTWLSVIASTSPFIGLFGTVVSILETFSQLGNGGGSSLGIIAPAISEALVATGCGIFVAIPAYTFNLLIKRKAYELMSVIERQADVMIALKKDDEIL from the coding sequence GTGGGCGGCATAGATTTATTTTTAAATTACATTCAAAGAAGTAGTTTTATTACAATTATTGTTTTAACTTGGCTGTCAATATATTTTATAGTTAGTTTCACAATTCTTTTTTCAAGAATGGCTGGTATTGGAGCTTGGCAAAAACGTGAGCAAAATGCACTTGAAGCACTGCTTATGGGTGCTAAAAATATTCCAAATGATTCGTCTTTGAGAAAATGTGCAAATGGAAGAATTTCAAGAGAAAAACTAAATGTATGTATAAGCATAGCCGAGAAAAATGCTACAAGTGGACTAACGTGGCTAAGTGTAATAGCATCTACTTCGCCTTTTATCGGTCTTTTTGGAACCGTTGTTTCTATTTTAGAGACATTTTCACAGCTTGGAAATGGTGGAGGTTCATCACTTGGTATTATCGCTCCAGCTATTTCAGAGGCACTTGTTGCAACTGGTTGCGGAATTTTTGTTGCCATCCCAGCATATACATTTAATTTACTCATAAAAAGAAAAGCTTATGAATTAATGAGTGTTATTGAGCGTCAGGCTGATGTTATGATAGCACTTAAAAAAGATGATGAGATACTATAA
- the atpC gene encoding ATP synthase F1 subunit epsilon translates to MDKLHLEIVTPQGQIFNDDVSSVVLPGSEGEFGVLPNHASLISLLKAGIIDIEHKNKKHDVVAINWGYAKIDEGKVVILADGAVYVSGDSESELANSLEAARNLIESMSSDTNAFAATISKMENVVRTR, encoded by the coding sequence ATGGATAAATTACATTTAGAGATCGTAACTCCTCAAGGTCAGATATTTAATGATGACGTGAGTAGTGTAGTGCTTCCAGGTAGCGAGGGTGAGTTTGGTGTTTTGCCAAACCACGCCTCATTAATATCTCTTTTAAAAGCAGGTATTATAGATATAGAACATAAAAATAAAAAACATGATGTTGTTGCGATTAACTGGGGCTATGCAAAGATTGACGAAGGTAAGGTAGTAATACTTGCTGACGGTGCGGTTTACGTCTCTGGTGATAGTGAAAGCGAGCTTGCAAATTCATTGGAAGCTGCTAGAAATTTGATAGAGAGCATGAGTAGTGATACAAATGCTTTTGCAGCAACTATATCTAAAATGGAAAATGTAGTGAGAACTAGATAA